A genome region from Bombus terrestris chromosome 10, iyBomTerr1.2, whole genome shotgun sequence includes the following:
- the LOC100651233 gene encoding protein disulfide-isomerase — protein MKFFALIFAVTCYLTLSFAKIETEDSVLVLTKDNIAEAIGQNDYVLVEFYAPWCGHCKALAPEYAKAAKKLEEGGFSVKLAKVDATVETELAEKHGVRAYPTLKFYRKGSAIDYSGGRQADDIINWVIKKTGPAAKDLPTVEEAKSFIEARNVAIVGFFKDAESDGAKIFLEVANAVDDHVFGISSNEEVFSEYGVEDSKVVLFKKFDEGRSEFNDELDVKKLQNFISVHALPLVVDFNQDTAQKIFSGDIKSHLLVFLSEEAGHFEEYVEKIKEPAKKFRKEVLFVTINADKADHERILEFFGMKKNEVPAMRIIQLEQNMAKYKPENPELSSENVLEFVTAFVQGKLKKHLLTQDLPEDWNKKPVKVLVGTNFHEVAFDKTKNVLVEFYAPWCGHCQQLAPIYEALAEKYKDSEDLVIAKMDATENELEDIRIVNYPTITLYKKETNEAVSYKGERTLQGLSKFIDSDGTYGQAPEEAQEEDEDDDVPRKDEL, from the exons ATGAAGTTCTTTGCATTAATATTTGCAGTGACTTGTTACCTTACTTTAAGTTTTGCGAAAATTGAAACTGAAGACTCGGTTTTGGTACTTACAAAAGATAATATCGCAGAAGCTATCGGACAAAATGATTATGTGCTTGTTGAATTTT atgCACCATGGTGTGGACATTGTAAAGCTTTAGCACCTGAATATGCTAAAGCAGCCAAAAAGTTAGAGGAGGGTGGTTTCTCTGTAAAATTAGCTAAAGTTGATGCAACTGTTGAAACAGAATTAGCTGAGAAGCATGGAGTTCGTGCATATCCTACCCTTAAATTTTATCGTAAAGGTTCAGCTATTGATTACAGTGGTGGTCGTCAAGCAGATGATATTATTAACTGGGTAATAAAAAAGACTGGTCCAGCTGCTAAAGATTTGCCAACAGTCGAAGAAGCTAAATCATTTATCGAGGCACGAAATGTTGCCATTGTTGGGTTCTTTAag gATGCAGAATCAGATggtgcaaaaatatttttagaagttGCTAATGCTGTTGATGATCATGTATTTGGTATAAGTAGTAATGAAGAAGTTTTCAGTGAATATGGAGTAGAAGATAGTAAAGTTGTTTTGTTTAAGAAG tTCGATGAAGGCAGGAGTGAATTTAATGATGAACTTgatgttaaaaaattacaaaactttATCTCTGTACATGCATTGCCTTTAGTTGTTGATTTTAATCAAGATACTGCACAAAAGATATTTAGTGGTGATATTAAAAGCCATCTACTTGTCTTCCTTAGTGAAGAAGCTGGTCATTTTGAAGAATATGTAGAAAAGATTAAAGAACCAGCAAAGAAGTTCCGTAAAGAG GTTTTGTTTGTAACAATTAATGCTGATAAAGCTGATCATGAACGCATTTTAGAATTCTTTGGTATGAAGAAAAATGAAGTACCTGCTATGCGTATTATACAACTTGAACAGAATATGGCTAAGTACAAGCCAGAAAACCCAGAATTATCTAGTGAAAATGTTTTGGAATTTGTAACTGCATTTGTTCAAGGCAAATTGAAAAAACATTTACTTACACAAGATTTACCTGAAGACTGGAATAAGAAACCTGTAAAAGTTCTTGTTGGTACTAACTTCCATGAAGTTGCTTTTGATAAAACGAAGAACGTTTTAGTTGAATTTTATGCTCCATGGTGTGGACACTGCCAACAATTAGCTCCTATATATGAAGCA CTtgcagaaaaatataaagacaGTGAAGATTTAGTTATAGCAAAAATGGATGCTACTGAAAATGAATTAGAAGATATAAGAATTGTTAATTACCCTACAATTACTctctacaaaaaagaaacaaatgaa GCTGTATCATACAAAGGTGAAAGAACACTTCAAGGACTTTCTAAGTTCATTGATTCTGATGGTACTTATGGTCAAGCCCCAGAAGAA GCtcaagaagaagatgaagatgatGATGTGCCAAGAAAAGATgaattatag
- the LOC100644045 gene encoding methyltransferase-like protein 22 — MTLYTVTSEIFTENENSYIKCKNDNVISSFIFKYPSYMIKPKCLNGLTRDNDDDIDIDRQQEGKLLIEHHISTELQYVGLQVWRGALLLADYILSNPDLFRDKVVLELGAGVGLTSIVASFLAKEVICTDIDVKGILKLIHRNFMRNKAYIKSKVDIKGLDFLNLKWPTFYKKRIDEPTIILAADVIYDEIITKGFVQTLTELLNSNVQKVVYITLEKRYVFTTANMETTAPMYEEFLDLIKVKQFNWHVEYIKIDFPQYFKYNRLEQMVLIKIKNKLSK, encoded by the exons ATGACATTGTATACAGTAACATCAGAAATATTtacagaaaatgaaaattcttatataaaatgtaaaaatgaca ATGTAATATCCAGCTTTATTTTTAAGTACCCATCCTATATGATTAAACCAAAATGTCTTAATGGCTTAACTcgtgataatgatgatgatatagatatagataggCAACAAGAAGGAAAATTATTAATag aacaCCATATATCTACAGAATTACAATATGTTGGATTGCAAGTATGGCGAGGTGCATTATTACTAGCTGATTATATTTTATCCAATCCTGATTTATTTAGAGATAAGGTAGTTCTAGAGTTAGGTGCTGGAGTTGGCCTAACTAGCATAGTAGCTAGTTTCCTAGCAAAAGAAGTAATTTGTACAG ACATTGATGTAAAAGGGATATTGAAATTAATACATAGAAACTTTATGAGAAATAAAGCTTATATTAAGTCTAAAGTTGACATTAAAGGATTAGATTTCTTGAATTTAAAATGGCctacattttacaaaaaaagaatagatgAACCAACTATTATTCTAGCTGCTGATG TAATTTATGATGAAATCATAACAAAAGGATTTGTTCAAACATTAACAGaacttttaaattcaaatgTACAGAAAGTTGTTTATATTACTTTGGAGAAAAGATATGTTTTTACTACAGCCAATATGGAAACTACTGCTCCAATGTATGAAGAATTCTTAGATCTTATTAAAGTAAAGCAATTTAATTGGCATGTTGAGTATATTAAAATAGATTTTCcacaatatttcaaatataatagaTTAGAACAGATGGttctcataaaaataaaaaacaagttaagtaaataa
- the LOC100651355 gene encoding polycomb protein suz12-B, whose translation MPPKKREKEVDGQKGPRMDQIQADHELFLQAFEKPTQIYRFLRTRNQISPIFLYRNLTYMRQRMSRSHKSRRGFKIDMILEKLMSKNNQGENPGVRGYMTLTFLGFYDKKVETPQDPVKVETLLLKICHKKRKDVSSPIMQVSVGTSEVPINPCENQPPPKAPTISIPNESFSLNNGHVAKTYMLLLRVYCTSNTGCLMHNCDLDEPAQKRRKSSTGSIKAGGEEIKLYGSELIVYDKHNRCLLTDGDYELGLQEVQTNIRSSPKKHSSWESVPDIKECGPFEVFSKGPTLKFRLNWTTEPSNGLVDRPTPIHSVPNGDNKENRSGNTGLERSSTNNNNSTNNNNNNNSNNNNNNNPTLPTPSPLNSSRMTTSEKTDTIMGTQQIVYQFLYNNNSRQQTEACEDLHCPWCSLDCGKLYSLLKHLKLCHSRFTFTYVPIPQGARIDVAINECYDGSYAGSPHELITQPSSIAFSRTGPTRRTSVTNILVCRPKRTKPSLSEFLELDENEYESQRPYITGHNRLYHHTVTCLPIYPKEMDIDSEGENDPKWLQTKTMMMIDDFTDVNEGEKELMKMWNLHVMKYGYVGDCQIPLACQMFLETKGKELLMKNLYRNFVLHMCSLFDFGLISPVVLYQTIQKLQEIMKEGGEDSDIRKVLQKSHEAQVEKWLSSGCHASLDANKQNSTSTKINFNSDGSNSNARRKTSLPLSSPNSQSVKTTASIHNNVSKYANMMTTSSNKTVNGSSY comes from the exons ATGCCGCCGAAAAAGCGGGAAAAAGAAGTGGACGGGCAGAAAGGTCCTCGAATGGATCAAATTCAAGCAGACCATGAGCTATTTCTACAGGCCTTCGAAA AACCAACCCAGATCTACCGATTTCTACGCACAAGAAACCAAATTTCA CCAATATTTCTATATAGAAACTTAACTTACATGAGGCAACGTATGTCCAGAAGCCATAAATCACGTCGGGGGTTTAAAATTGACATGATATTGGAAAAATTAATGTCAAAAAATAATCAAGGAGAAAACCCAGGTGTTCGTGGATACATGACTCTTACTTTTCTAggtttttatgataaaaaag TTGAAACGCCTCAAGATCCTGTAAAAGTAGAAacattattattgaaaatatgtcacaaaaaaagaaaagatgtgaGTTCACCAATTATGCAG gtTTCTGTTGGCACAAGTGAAGTTCCAATCAATCCTTGTGAAAATCAACCACCTCCAAAGGCACCTACCATATCTATACCTAATGAATCTTTCAGTTTGAATAACGGTCATGTAGCAAAAACTTATATGCTTTTACTTAGAGTATATTGTACGTCCAATACTGGCTGCCTTATGCATAACTGTGATTTAGATG AACCAGCTCAAAAGCGTCGCAAATCTTCTACGGGTTCAATTAAAGCTGGAGGAGAAGAAATAAAGTTGTATGGTTCTGAACTCATAGTGTATGATAAACACAACCGATGTTTGTTGACTGATGGCGATTATGAACTAGGCTTACAAGAAGTACAAACCAATATTCGATCTAGCCCAAAGAAGCACAGCTCTTGGGAGTCTGTACCTGACATCAAGGAATGTGGTCCTTTTGAAGTATTCAGCAAAGGACCAACATTAAAATTTAGGCTTAATTGGACGACTGAACCAAGTAACGGTTTAGTTGATAGACCAACTCCAATTCATTCAGTACCAAATGGTGATAATAAAGAAAATCGCTCAGGAAATA cTGGTCTAGAACGTTCTtccacaaataataataatagtaccaataataacaacaataataatagtaataacaacaataacaataatccAACACTGCCAACACCTAGTCCTCTAAATTCCTCAAGAATGACAACTAGTGAGAAAACGGACACTATCATGGGTACACAGCAAATAGTTTATCAGTtcctgtataataataatagtcgcCAACAAACAGAAGCTTGTGAAGATTTACATTGCCCTTGGTGCTCATTAGACTGTGGAAAACTTTATTCTCTTTTAAAGCACTTAAAATTATGTCATTCGCGATTTACATTTACGTATGTG CCAATTCCACAAGGTGCTCGCATAGATGTAGCAATAAACGAATGTTATGATGGCTCATATGCTGGTAGCCCTCATGAATTAATTACACAGCCATCCAGCATAGCATTTTCAAGAACAGGACCGACGAGACGTACAagtgtaacaaatattttagtaTGTCGTCCAAAAAGAACTAAGCCAAGTCTTTCTGAATTTTTAGAGCTTGATGAAAATGAATATGAAAGCCAAAGACCTTATATTACAGGACATAATAG GTTGTATCATCATACTGTTACATGCTTACCCATATATCCAAAAGAAATGGATATTGATTCTGAAGGAGAAAATGATCCAAAATGGTTACAAACAAAAACAATGATGATGATTGATGACTTTACAGATGTGAATGAAGGAGAAAAGGAACTTATGAAAATGTGGAATTTACATGTCATGAAATATGGCTATGTGGGAGACTGCCAAATACCACTGGCTTGCCAAATGTTTCTAGAAACTAAAGGAAAGGAATTGCtcatgaaaaatttatatcgtaattttgttTTACATATGTGTAGTTTGTTTGATTTTGGTCTAATTAGCCCTGTAGTTTTATATCAAACTATTcaaaaattacaagaaattaTGAAAGAAGGAGGCGAAGATAGCGATATTCGAAAAGTTTTACAAAAGTCCCATGAAGCTCAAGTTGAAAAATGGCTTAGTTCAGGTTGTCATGCATCTTTAGATGCTAATAAACAAAATAGTACAAgtactaaaataaattttaatagcgATGGATCAAATTCTAATGCAAGACGGAAAACTTCTTTACCACTTAGTTCACCAAATTCACAATCTGTAAAAACGACAGCATCCATCCACAATAATGTTAGCAAATATGCTAATATGATGACTACATCATCAAACAAGACTGTAAATGGAAGTAGTTATTAA